The proteins below come from a single Mesobacillus jeotgali genomic window:
- a CDS encoding ArsR/SmtB family transcription factor — MQLKALSDRNRILILRMLARNKEYGAKIAEYLGITTATVSHHLELLKKAGFVKEEKVGTIKYFSYNQEHAEATLKQLQEFISPKL, encoded by the coding sequence GTGCAACTAAAGGCACTTTCTGACCGGAATCGAATCCTTATTTTAAGAATGCTTGCACGGAATAAGGAATACGGTGCCAAAATCGCCGAGTACCTCGGAATTACAACGGCCACCGTCTCGCACCATCTGGAACTTTTGAAGAAAGCTGGTTTTGTGAAAGAAGAAAAAGTAGGGACGATTAAGTATTTTTCCTATAACCAGGAACATGCAGAGGCAACTTTAAAACAATTGCAAGAATTTATAAGCCCTAAGTTATAG
- a CDS encoding nucleoside 2-deoxyribosyltransferase yields the protein MEKFYVASSFRNIDAVNYVTKQLVNKGYVHTYDWTKNAQAREDKTSTFEDLIEIGQNEKNAVLESDFIVVLLPGGKGTHIELGIALGLEKKIFLYSPDGAINHFETTITFYHLPEVEKCYRTLDELIEKIIIQLPLNQEVY from the coding sequence ATGGAGAAATTTTATGTAGCATCGAGTTTTCGGAACATTGATGCTGTGAACTATGTGACGAAACAATTAGTAAACAAAGGCTATGTGCATACATATGATTGGACGAAAAATGCCCAAGCAAGGGAAGACAAAACATCAACATTCGAAGATTTAATTGAGATTGGCCAAAATGAGAAAAACGCCGTCTTAGAATCTGATTTTATCGTTGTGTTACTGCCAGGTGGAAAAGGAACTCATATAGAATTAGGAATTGCGCTGGGCTTGGAAAAGAAAATTTTTCTTTACTCTCCAGATGGAGCAATCAATCATTTTGAAACAACTATTACATTCTATCATTTGCCAGAAGTAGAAAAATGTTATAGGACACTGGATGAATTAATAGAGAAGATCATCATTCAGTTGCCTTTAAACCAAGAGGTGTATTAA
- a CDS encoding alpha/beta hydrolase family protein translates to MSNKFNISYGEHQSKFGVLRLPESSDPCPVIVLIHGGFWQSKYNLEENTPIAEDLTQRGYATWNIEYRRIGEELEGWNSIFNDVIDAINHLSIIKESYHIDLSNVTVIGHSAGGHLALWLASRINTSKADDVYSELSIPIKKVLSLAGVTDLKKMWEIHEQKGIKSPVAALLGGAPHEVPKRYKMSSPIELLPFEVDQVLIHGELDRHVPVELSKNYYQSALEKGDKVKLVVLPDIEHFKVIDSTSAAWDIVVESI, encoded by the coding sequence ATGTCCAATAAATTTAATATTTCTTATGGGGAACATCAATCAAAATTTGGTGTTTTGCGTTTGCCTGAAAGTTCAGATCCATGCCCAGTAATAGTTTTAATTCATGGGGGGTTTTGGCAATCCAAATATAACTTAGAGGAGAATACCCCAATTGCTGAGGATTTAACTCAACGTGGTTATGCAACTTGGAATATCGAATATAGAAGAATTGGTGAAGAACTAGAAGGATGGAATAGCATTTTTAATGATGTTATTGACGCTATTAACCATCTGTCTATTATTAAAGAGTCATATCATATTGACCTCTCAAATGTAACTGTTATAGGTCATTCAGCTGGAGGCCATTTAGCCCTTTGGTTAGCTTCAAGAATTAACACGTCGAAAGCCGATGATGTATATAGTGAACTTTCTATACCTATTAAAAAAGTATTAAGTCTGGCAGGGGTCACTGACCTAAAAAAGATGTGGGAAATTCACGAACAAAAGGGAATAAAAAGCCCAGTAGCTGCACTATTAGGTGGGGCACCACATGAAGTTCCTAAACGCTATAAAATGTCTTCTCCAATAGAATTATTACCATTTGAAGTCGATCAAGTGTTAATACACGGTGAGTTGGATCGTCATGTTCCTGTTGAATTAAGCAAGAATTATTACCAAAGCGCTTTAGAAAAAGGAGATAAGGTGAAGTTAGTTGTTCTGCCTGATATAGAACATTTTAAGGTCATTGACTCAACTTCAGCTGCTTGGGACATAGTTGTTGAATCAATTTGA
- a CDS encoding PspC domain-containing protein: protein MKNKLKKSSTDKSISGVCGGIAEYFGISSLAVRLIFVLLPGANILIYLILVNAMDDSPPSLY, encoded by the coding sequence GTGAAAAATAAGTTAAAAAAGTCTTCAACAGATAAGTCTATAAGTGGTGTCTGCGGAGGTATAGCTGAGTATTTTGGCATATCTTCTTTGGCGGTAAGGCTCATATTTGTTTTGTTACCTGGCGCTAATATACTAATCTATTTAATTCTTGTTAATGCGATGGATGATAGTCCTCCTTCGTTATATTAA
- a CDS encoding GrpB family protein, producing the protein MEAINTEKVNFIHHNTLSEKAEETFLLHKTLIAILLPEADIQHVGSSAVPNSITKGDLDIQVRVEAYLFPKAVQELSKLYEVNEGSTKSQTFRAFKDDSVDPPLGVQLTVIGSEYDFFWKFRDILIMNEQYRKEYDELKRNFEGRDMELYRKAKNEFFERLMETPEFQQFDR; encoded by the coding sequence TTGGAGGCGATTAACACGGAGAAGGTCAATTTTATTCATCATAACACCTTAAGCGAAAAGGCTGAGGAAACTTTTTTATTACATAAAACCTTGATTGCAATCCTACTCCCCGAAGCAGATATTCAGCATGTAGGCAGTTCAGCTGTTCCAAACAGCATTACAAAAGGGGATTTAGATATACAGGTTCGGGTTGAAGCTTATCTATTTCCCAAAGCAGTTCAAGAACTTTCGAAATTGTATGAGGTTAATGAAGGTAGTACAAAAAGTCAAACTTTCCGAGCATTTAAAGATGATTCAGTAGATCCACCTTTAGGGGTACAACTGACCGTTATAGGCTCTGAATATGATTTCTTCTGGAAATTTCGTGATATTTTGATAATGAATGAACAATACCGAAAAGAGTATGACGAGTTAAAAAGGAATTTTGAAGGGAGAGATATGGAGCTTTACCGAAAAGCCAAGAATGAGTTTTTTGAAAGACTAATGGAAACTCCTGAATTTCAACAGTTTGATAGGTAA
- a CDS encoding oligosaccharide flippase family protein, with amino-acid sequence MESKFIRGTFFLTAASLISKILGFIYIIPFTALVGTQGYVLYKYAYGPYTILLSISTIGLPLAVSKIVSKYNELGNYRVGLTLLRYGMFLMVISGIISFAALYLSAPFLASVLIEPNDQTGNSVEDVQYVIRLVSFALLIIPAMSIFRGYFQGSQSMGPSALSTVVEQVVRIVFILAGAYITIHIFNRSVTNAVGIATFAAFIGGVAGFLVLLFVFYKRGELIKKQRDISPNNKDLKVISMLKELIGYAIPFVITGLAIPIVNDVLQCPEIDGTNCPKTDGFPVQNEKGGSFPASQRFYKSTWYVSFFLR; translated from the coding sequence GTGGAGAGTAAATTTATAAGAGGGACTTTCTTTTTAACGGCAGCCAGCCTGATATCCAAGATTCTGGGCTTTATTTATATCATACCATTCACGGCTCTCGTTGGAACTCAAGGATATGTTTTATATAAATATGCCTATGGGCCGTATACGATCCTTTTGAGTATTTCAACAATAGGCCTTCCCCTTGCCGTTTCTAAAATCGTTTCGAAATATAATGAATTAGGTAACTATAGAGTGGGTTTGACTCTATTAAGATATGGAATGTTTTTAATGGTCATAAGTGGTATTATCTCATTTGCTGCTTTGTATTTATCAGCACCATTCTTAGCAAGTGTACTAATTGAGCCTAATGATCAAACAGGTAATTCTGTAGAGGATGTTCAGTATGTAATTCGTCTCGTCAGTTTTGCTTTGTTAATTATTCCAGCGATGAGTATTTTCAGGGGATACTTCCAAGGGAGCCAATCAATGGGGCCTTCGGCATTAAGTACAGTGGTAGAGCAGGTAGTCAGGATTGTCTTTATCTTGGCAGGCGCATATATTACCATCCACATATTTAACCGTTCTGTTACCAATGCTGTAGGGATTGCCACCTTTGCCGCCTTTATCGGTGGAGTAGCAGGATTTTTAGTTTTATTATTCGTTTTTTATAAACGAGGAGAATTAATAAAGAAACAAAGAGATATCAGTCCAAATAACAAAGACCTAAAAGTGATATCAATGTTAAAGGAATTGATTGGTTATGCAATTCCTTTTGTCATTACAGGACTGGCAATCCCAATTGTTAATGACGTTCTACAATGTCCGGAAATTGATGGTACTAATTGTCCGAAAACTGACGGATTTCCTGTCCAAAATGAAAAGGGAGGCAGTTTTCCTGCTTCCCAACGATTTTACAAGTCAACTTGGTACGTCTCGTTTTTCTTAAGATAG
- a CDS encoding DUF5348 domain-containing protein: MKSRWKEMNYNEELDCWVVFWGDNAGYKMRCGEWFDLHLGNGKTLSCRLELGRDWYIFTGRNDVKFYLKKNETYQVDL; this comes from the coding sequence ATGAAAAGCCGTTGGAAAGAAATGAATTACAATGAAGAGTTGGATTGTTGGGTTGTATTTTGGGGGGACAATGCTGGTTATAAGATGCGATGTGGAGAATGGTTTGATCTTCATCTAGGTAATGGCAAGACTCTTTCCTGCCGTCTGGAACTGGGTAGGGATTGGTATATTTTCACTGGTCGTAACGACGTAAAGTTCTATCTTAAGAAAAACGAGACGTACCAAGTTGACTTGTAA
- a CDS encoding ExeA family protein has protein sequence MFEAFYEMDYTPFARDLPTDQLYDSSMMQEILGRLKYTAERQLFAVLSGDSGTGKTTTIRKFVDKLDKRKFHILYLSDSKLTPRHFYKGLLEQLGSEAKFYRGDAKRQLHREIELMKGIRGLQPVVVVDEAHLLDREMLEEVRFLLNFKMDSQSPMALILVGQSELWDRLRLQSYAAIRQRIDIQFQLGHLDRAQVEEYVSRHLRYAGVDQPIFSDGALDEIHRFSGGAARLIDKLCTHSLLYGSQNGRRIIDDHMIKQVIQGELS, from the coding sequence GGATTACACACCTTTCGCCAGAGATCTTCCGACTGATCAATTGTATGATTCCTCGATGATGCAAGAAATCCTTGGAAGGCTGAAGTACACAGCTGAAAGACAGCTTTTCGCCGTTCTGAGTGGGGATAGTGGTACTGGAAAGACTACGACCATCCGTAAGTTTGTGGACAAATTGGATAAAAGGAAATTCCATATCCTTTACCTGTCTGACTCTAAGTTAACACCTCGGCATTTTTACAAAGGTCTTCTGGAACAGTTAGGCTCCGAAGCGAAGTTTTACCGGGGAGATGCAAAACGGCAGCTTCATCGTGAGATTGAATTAATGAAAGGCATACGAGGGCTACAACCTGTGGTGGTAGTGGATGAAGCCCATCTTCTGGACCGTGAAATGCTTGAAGAGGTTCGTTTCCTACTGAACTTCAAAATGGATTCGCAAAGCCCGATGGCGCTTATCCTTGTCGGTCAAAGTGAATTATGGGATCGACTTCGGCTCCAATCATACGCAGCCATACGCCAAAGAATCGATATCCAATTTCAGCTAGGACATCTCGATCGTGCCCAAGTTGAAGAATATGTTTCTAGGCACCTTCGTTATGCCGGAGTTGACCAACCAATATTCTCTGACGGGGCTCTCGATGAAATCCATCGGTTTTCTGGTGGTGCCGCAAGGCTCATAGATAAACTCTGCACGCATAGTCTACTCTATGGCTCACAAAATGGCCGAAGGATCATTGACGACCATATGATCAAGCAAGTCATCCAGGGTGAACTTTCATGA